The following nucleotide sequence is from Anaerolineae bacterium.
GGCATATTTTTTCCTGCTATTTTCTCTGGAAATTTTTGGAATTGCCCTAATTATACCAAATTGGTTAAGTCAAAACAACTTTATTGTTAGCCGAAAAGTCCTGTTGTTAAATTAGAAGTTATCAGTTTACCGGTATTTACCTTAGATTTCTCGTTTCTAATTCCGGTTGATCCGGGTTAGGCCCCAACCAGTGACTTTTTTGGGTTTTTGTATAAGAAGTTCCGGCAACATTATTTTTTTTGATTCCGGCTCTTCCGGGTTAGGAGAATAAAGTGCATTCTTTTGTTGCTTTGGCGTATCAAGCCATAGAGACATTTTTGAAAACAGGTCAAACCATATCCCCCCCCGATCCATTGCCTGAAGAAATGGCTGTCCCTGGGGCGGTATTTGTATCGCTGCACACGGCGGACGGCATGCTGCGGGGGTGTCGCGGCACCATCACTCCCACCGAGCCAAATCTGGCCGAGGCCATCATCCATACGGCCATTGCTTCAGCTACGGATGACCCCCGTTTTCCCCCGATGACGGCGGCTGAAATAGAAGGTCTGGATGTGAAAGTGGATGTTCTCAGCGAATTGGAGCCTGTTTCAGACACGAGCGAGTTGGATGAGAAAGTTTACGGGGTGCTGGTCCAGTCAGGCTATCGCCGGGCCTTGCTCTTGCCTGATATTGCTGCGGTTGACAGCGTGCCGCGCCAACTGGAGTTGGTCCGGCGCAAAGCCGGGATTGGGCCTGATGAACCGGTTGAACTTTATCGCTTTACCGTAAGTCGTTATACCAGGGATGACTGATGTGGAGTGAATCGCGTCCCAGACGTCCCTATGAAAAAAAGACGGTCACCAAAGGCGGGGCCTTGATTTTTGGCATGGGCCTGGGAGCCTTACTGGCGACGGTGGCCATTATGGTGGGCCTTATTCTCCCCAACCTCAGTAGCCATCTGGATAACCTTTCTTATCGGGCCCGCACCTACTATCGCAAGCTGGTGCCCCATCCAGAGTACCTGCCCACGCCGGCCCCAACGGCAGCGGCAGCGGTTGTCCCGGCCCAGGACGGCCAAATAGAGATGAAGATACCGCCTATTATCCAACAGCCTGCCGCCGGCGACATTATTCCAGCGGCTATCAATGTAACCGGCGATGGCCTTGTGCTTGCAGAGTCGCCGGAGGAGACCGCGCCCTTAGAGAATGTCGCGCCATTGCCCTCGTCCGGTGACAGCGTGCAATTGCGCGGTGTTGCCCATCAATGGCAAACCTGGAACAACTGCGGCCCGGCCACCCTGACCATGTATATGAGTTATTATGGCCGGCCTGAAACCCAGGCAGAGGCGGCTCCGGCCCTCAAACCCAATCGAGACGACAAAAACGTGAGCGCCCATGAGTTGGCTGCTTATGCTCGCACCACCGGCTTGGAAGCGATTGTGCGCCAGGGGGGCACCCTTGAGCAGCTCAAAAGGTTTCTCAGTAATGACATTCCGGTGATGGCCGAAACGTGGCTCGTCCATGAGGGCGACGGTTTGGGCCATTATCGTCTGATTACGGGCTATGACGATGCGACCGGCCAGTTTAATACGTTTGACTCGCTCAATGGCCCTGATTATAAGGTTAGTTATGAACAGTTTGCGGCCGATTGGCGGGTTTTCAATAATTTGTATATTGTGGTCTATGCGCCGGCGCAGGCAGATACGGTCAAATCCATCATTGGCGCTGATTTAGACAATACCCGTATGTACGAGCGAATCCTGGCCCAGGCCCAGGCAGAGGTTGCGGCCAATCCCAACGACGCCATTGCCTATTTCAATCAGGGTGAAGCTTTAACGCGCCTGGGCCGGCCGCAAGAAGCGGTGGTTGCGTTTGACCGGGCCAGACAACTGGGCCTGCACTGGCGGCGGCTGTGGTATCAATTTGCGCCCTTTGAGGCTTATTATGCCGTCGGGCGTTATCAGGATGTGCTGGACCTGACCGCGGCCACGCTGGAGGGCACGGGAGGGTTGGAAGAAGCCTACTATTATCACGGCCTGGCTTTACACGCTACCGGCCAACCCGGCGCCGAAGCGGATTTTCAGGCGGCGCTGGAATATAATCCCCTCTTTACTCCGGCTGCCGAGGCGTTGAATTTATTGTTGACGAACAGGTGATCGTGAGAAATGAGAAAATAGAAATTAGAAGGTTGGATGATCTATCCGTTTTTTCTCACTTTTGATTTCTAAATTATTGCCACTGGCAAACAATACAATACTTAAGGAACCAACAATTGATTCTTGTTACTGGCGCTACCGGCTTTTTGGGAAAGAATCTCTGCGAATATTTAGCGGGCCAGGGCTATAGGGTAAAAGCTCTGGCTCGTTCAACGAGTGACACTTCCTTTTTAGGCAAATTGAATAAAGTGGAGATTGTGCAGGGCGATGTGGTGGAGCCTGACTCCTTGCGCATCGCTATGCGGGATTGCGAGTACGTTATCCATGCAGCGGCCCATTTCCGTTTGTGGGGGCCGCCGGAGCCTTTTATCAAAACCAACGTTGACGGCACGCACCATGTTTTGGAAGCAGCTCTGGCCGCCGGAATTAAAAAGTTTGTCCACATCAGCACCATTATTGTGGTTGGCCCGCAAAAGCCAGGAGTGGTTATCACCGAGGAAACGCCTTGCCGTCCCTATCGAACGGATAACTATGCTCAAACCAAATTTTTGGGTGAGCGATTGGCCCAGGGCTACGTGAGCAAAGGTTTGCCGGTGGTTATTTTGCGCCTGGGCGCGTTGTATGGCCCGCATGGGCATTACGCTTTCAACCGTCTTTTCTTTGAGGAATTTTTGCGCCACTGGCGGGTGCAGGTTCACCAGGGGCGGCACATTATCTTTCCTTGCTACGTTGGCGATGCGGCCAAAGCCATTGCAGCGGCGCTGAAGTTAGGTAAAGTGGGCCAGATTTATAATGTCTCCAATAAAAGCATTTCGCACAAAGAAGCAAACCAAACTGTGAGTCGCCTGGCCAACCGCAGCAGTTGGCGGATTAACTTCCCCGGCTGGATGATGATTCAATTTGCCGAAATCTTGGAAGATATTGCCTTTTTTACCCAGCGCGAGCCGTTTTACCCCAAAAACTTGGAACCTTATGTTTTTTCCGATTGGCTGGTGGATTCCAGTAAGGCTGAACGCGAATTGGGCTTTGTTTCCGGTACCTTTGCCGAGGGCGCGCAACGGACTTTGGAGTGGTATCGTTCGTTGGGGTATGTATAGCAGGGTAGCAGGTAGCAAGGTGGCAACTACTCATAAAACCCTGTTACCTTGTTACATTGCTACTTTGTTACTTGGCCATCTTGTCTCGCCAACCACCACAGCAGGATTAACGTCAGGCTGCCCATCACGCCCAGGGCAATCAGCTTGAACAGGCGGACTTCGATGAGTAGTGCCAGCAAGCCAAACGTGGCGCAAAAGAGATAGTAGAGAGACACGATTTGTCGTTGGCTTAAGCCCAGATCAAGCAGGCGGTAATGCAGATGGTCGCGCCCGGCTGCGGCAGGGTTCCCCCGTTGTTGCCAGCGTCTGATCATTACCCAGGCCACGTCAATAATGGGAATGCCCAGCACCAATAGCGCCGTGGCCACTTTGGCCGGAGCCAAAATGGATAGGGAAGCCAGGGCAAAACCCAGAAACATGCTGCCGCTGCCCATAAAAACCCGGGCCGGATAAAAGTTGAAAGGCAAAAAACCAAGACAGGCGGCGGCTAGGGCCAGGGGAAAAAGGGCGACCATGGTTTGCCCCAGGCTGTAGGCGTGAACGGCAAAAAGCAGGCTGGCAATGGCTGTTACGCCGGCGGCCAGTCCGTCCAGACCATCCAGCCAGTTGACCGTGTTAATCATGCCCATAATCCAGAAGATAGTTAGGGGATAAGTTAGCCACGGCGGAAAAATCTTAAAACCAAAAATCGGCAGCGTGGCCCGTTCAATAATAATATCAAACCCAATCGCGATCAGGGCGACCCCCAATTGGGCGGCAAATTGAGGCCAGACCGACAATTCTCGCCAATCGTCCCACCAGCCAAACATGAAAATCACACTGCTGCCAAGCAACACCCCGGCCAGTAATTTCCGGTCTTCAGGGCCAATGGGCGGCCAAACTTCAAACGCGCTCAACCCAAAAACCAGCAAGCCCGCCCCCATAAATCCGGCGAACAGGGCCATCCCCCCCAGGCGAGAAATCTCGCCCCGGTGGGTGCGCCGCCCGCCGGGGCGGTCTGTTAAACCCAAAGTTTGCCCCACTTTGCCGCCGATAGGGGTAATCATTAAGGCTAAAACAAACGCTGCAAGAAAAACGGTGATATACATCATTGGCTAGTGTATAATAATGAGGAGAGTAAAAGGAGCAAATTTATGAAGACGGTTCTGCTGTTACGACACGCCAAATCAGATTGGGGCGATCCCGGCCTGGCGGATTTTGATCGCCCCCTGGCCAAGCGCGGCCTAAAAGACGCGCCCCGAATGGGGGAAGTGCTGGCGCTCTTTGACGCGGTTCCAGACGTAATCCTATCCTCTCCCGCTTTACGAGCTAAACAAACCACCGAGTTGGTGGCCGAAACGTGCCACTACCCCAAGGAGAGGATTCAGTGGGAGGAGTCTTTTTATGGCAGCGGCAACGCGGCAATGATTGCGGCTTTACAGAATTTGCCTGATAAGGTGGTTCGGGTTCTGCTTGTTGGTCACAACCCTGCCACCGAAGAAACCGCTGCGGCCCTACTTTCGGCCAGAGTTGAGCAGGCGTGGAGCGATGATGGGGCTATCCGTATTCCTACGGCCGGTTTGCTTTGTTTTGGGGTAAATATTGCCAGCTGGAGTGAGTTGCAAGCCGGTGATGCTACCCTGTATTGGTTTTTGATTCCCAAACTGGTCAAAGCAATGCGGTAAGAGGACCTACAGAAAAAACGTCAAACGTCATATCATTTATGCGCTGATAAAAATTGATTGGGTAATAAGGAATGGTGAATGATGAAGCATTTATTATGGCTTGGGCTGGTGAGTTTGACTGTGCTGGCTGCGCAGTGTAATGCTTCACCGCCCGCGGCGGAAACAGCCAGCCGCCAAACATCGCCAACGTTGGCAGACGAAGAGAAGGTATCACCCCAAGTTGCAGCGGCCGGGGAGCAGATTACGCCTGAAAAAAGTAATACCACGGCAGCGCCGGCGGCAGAGACGAATGAAGCCGAGATGAACCCGTCGAGCGATGCGGGTCAACAACCACCAACAGCCGAATCCGGCGATCACTCCGCCGCGTGTGACGATCCCTTTGCCGGCGCGTCTGTTCGTTTTTCGCCTGAATTGTGGGCCGCCGACGACCTGGCCGATTTGGTGCCGGCAGATATTATAGACCCAGATAGTGACCTGGCTACCAATTTTTGCCTGCATAATGTTGACTATGCCGACATTGTCTCCGGCGGCCCCCCACCCGACGGCATCCCTCCGCTTGACAACCCGCAATTTGACTCGATTGCCGAGGGTGACGAATGGCTGGCCGATGTCCAACCGGTCATCGCCCTGGCGGTGGGCGACGAGGCCAAGGCTTATCCATTGGCCATTCTGACCCGCCATGAGATTGCCAATGACGAGATTGCCAGTTTGCCCGTAGCCGTAACTTTCTGCCCGTTGTGTAATGCCGGCATTGTTTTTAAACGTGAGGTTGACGGCGAGGTGTTACGTTTTGGCGTTTCCGGCAACCTGCGCCATAGCAACCTGATTATGTGGGACAACAAAACTCTCTCCTGGTGGCAGCAATTCACAGGCCAGGCTATTGTGGGCGATATGACGGGCGTGCAATTGGAAATGCTGCCGGCCCAACTGGTCTCCTGGCAAGATTTTAAAGAGGCTTATCCCACCGGTCAAGTATTATCCGCCAGCGGGCGTGCTTATGGCCGTAATCCCTATGTTGGTTACGACTCTTCAGCGCAACCGTTTCTCTTCCAGGGCACGCCTGACCCTCGCCTACCGGCGACAGCGCGCGTGTTGGGCTACTTCTCCGGCGATATGGCCGTGGCCTATCCCATGTCCGTGATTGCTGAAGAAGGGGTCATCGAGGATACGTTAAACGGTCAACGGGCGGTGATTTTTTACAAACCCGGCCAGGTGTCGGCCCTGGATCAAGGCATTATCGAAGAGTCCAGGGAGGTTGGCTCTGCCGGGATGTTTAATCCGGAAGTTGACGGGCAGAAATTGACCTTTACCGCCGATAAGGGCGTTATCACCGACAATGAAACCGGCAGTGAATGGAACGTGTTTGGTCGGGCCATCAGCGGTGAATTGGCCGGATCGCAGCTTGAACCTGTTTTGGGTCATCCTTATTTTTGGTTTGCCTGGGCCGCCTTCAGACCGGATACAACGGTTTACGGCCAGTAGCCGGGGAAGACATAATAAAGCTGCTGGCCGAGCGCATATATGTCAGAATCTTGTGGCCGGGTGGGGGTCAGTGTTTTTTTGCCATGGTCGTAAGGGAATCGCCCGCCAGACCAGGCGCATATCTTGCTGGGTCAATCCGCCAACCAGGGCCAGGGTAATCAGGTAGATCACCCCGGCAATACCGATGGTCAGGAAGAAGTTAACATCGCCGATGAACCACAGCACACTGCCCATCACTGCGGCAGCAACCGTTGGCCGCCACACAATATCAAACCAAGGCACGGTGCAGAGATTTTTGCGCACCAGCAGGTAGAAGGGGATCAACAAAGCCCACTCAGAGAAAATAGTGGTGACGGCCGCAGCCCGGTAGCCGTACAGGGGAATAAATATGAGATTGGCCACCACGTTAAACAAAACGCCAATGACAAACGCGCCGGTCAGGTGGCGCTGTTGGTTGATGGCTATGAGCACATATTGTGTGACCTGATTGATGAAGCTGAAAGGCAAAAACCAGATCAATAGTTGCAGCACAATCATTGAGTCGGGCAAAAATTGTTCCCCGGCCAAAAAAAGAATGAGTTCGCGGGCAATAAAGGGCGTGCCGGCGGCAATGGGCAGGGCCAGGATAAGCAGAAAACGTAGGCTCAAAATGTAAGCCCGCACCAACGATTCGCGCGAGTTGGCGGCAAAGCGGCTCATCAAGGGAAAGAGGGCCAGGGTGAAATATTGGGGGATTACGTTGATGCCGTCAATGTATTTGTAGGCGGCGTTGTAATAGCGCACGGCTTGGTCGCCCCAGGTGGGTTGGAGAATGAACACGTCAATGCGGAAGAAGATGGTTGAGAGCAGATGATTGATCATCAGGGGCAGGCTTTCGGCCATCATCTCTTTTTGCAGGCCGCGGTCAGGGGCCAGGAAGGGGCGGAAAATTTTTACCACCAGAATGTACCCCAGGCTGGCAAACGCCACCAGGTTGGCCGCCAACGACGCCCCGGCCAGGCCGATAATGCCCCAGCCCAACAGCAGCACCAGCGCCCCCACACTCACCCGCGCCAACGCCGTCATTGAGGCGATGCCCGCCGGATATTCGGCTTTTTCGTGGGCGTAAAAAATGGCCGTCAGGCCGTCGGAGAGGTTGCTGAGCAGCGTGCCAATAGCCAGGATGGCAATAGTGATGATCACTTCGGGCGTGATGTCGCCAAAAAGCATGTACAGGCCCAGGATGGCGGCCATGGCCGGCAGCGCGGCCAGCCACAATACCAGCCGTAAGATGGACACGTTGGCCAGATAGCGATTACGGCGGTTGTGGTCGGCGGCCACTTCGCGGGTAACCAGCGTACCCAGGCCGTAGCGGGTCACTATCTCGGTGAGGCCGATGAAGGCCACGGCAAAGGCATAGCGCCCGGCTCCTTCCGGCTGCAAAATGCGTAGCATAAGCATAGCAAAGGCAAAGTCAATCAGCCGGTTGGAGAGGGCCAGCACCATTGGCACCAGGCTGTTTTTGGCCACCCGCTTGATGGGAGAGTCGGTTTCATGCTCCCGGTACAATTTTCCCCAGGCCCAATAACCCAGCAGAAAAACCAACGTAACAAAGGCCAGGAACGAGCCATACAGACCCAATTGGAAACTGCGCGGGCTGTAGCGGAAGCGGACCTGCCACTGGCCGGGCTGGAGATAAATCGTGCGGAAATTGCCGTTGGCCCGGTGCAGGGTCAGTTCAATCTCTTCTGTTTCCACCGGGGTTTTGGCATAGGCTCGCCAGCCGGGGAAATAGGTATCGGCCAAAACCAGCCAGCCCGGTTGGTCCAGGCGGGCGGTCAATGTGACCTGGTTGGGGGTGTATTCAATAATCTCCACCCCGGGTCTGGCCCGGGAGAGCGGCCCGGCGTCGGCGGGGGTCAGATCGCGGCCCAGGCCGTTGTTTTCGCCATCAAGGATGAGTTGTTGGTGGGGATTGAGGCTGCGCAGGGCGTATTCCTCCTGGTCCATTTCAGCCAGATTAGGCGGTTTGGGGAAATCGGCGGAAGTGACGGCGTTTTGGGCCAAAAAGGCGCGGGGCAGGGCGTCAAGATTTTCATAAACTTTAATTTCGTGATCGTAAACCAGTTGATAGATGGGGTGGTTGATGTTGACGGTGGTCAGCAAGTAACGCACGCCCAGTAAGTCCAGCAGGGCGGAATCCAGAGCGGTATAGTCAACGGTATAGAGCGGCCCCACCCGATTGAAGAGGAGGTCGCCGTTTTTTTGGATGAGCTGCATAAAGCGGGCGTATTGGGCCGGGATGATGCTGTCGTAGCCGCGCACGTCAAACAGGTTGCTGTACATCCCCGCATTGGCCGGAAAGACCTTGTTGCCGCGCCCAGCGGGGGTGTCGAAACTGGTGAGCCGGAAAAGAGGGTCTTCCGCCTGCCGCGCTTCCAGCCATTTAACTACCTCCGGCTTAAAGTTGAGCAGGGCGGGGTCAACCGAGGGATTGAAGCCGGCTCCGGCCAGCAGTAAATCAAGGCTGATGAGGATGATGGCGAGAGGCTTCCAGGCATTGATCCTGCCCCGCCCTCCTTTTTTCAGAGAGGGAAGAAAGATGGGGCAGCAGACGATGCGCAGGACGGCTCCGCCGGCCATAGTCATCAGAAAGAACTTAAAGAAGTTGGGCCACTGGTAGCCAAAAAATTGGCGGCCGTTGGCAAAAGCGTTTTGGGCCAGGCCAGAGTGGTCAAAAACAAAAGTGGTAATCTGGATGAAAGGCGCAGGAATGAAAAGGGCGACGAGCATGGTCACGACCCCGATCAACCCACCCCAGAAAAGTAACCAGCCAAGACGGTGAGAGAGGGTTCCCGGGAAGGACAATGGGGCAAGGATGTAGGGTGGTGGGGGTAGTTGATCCTCCCTCCTTTGGAAGTTAGAGGGAGGCTTTGCGTCAAACCGGGAATTACGGGGAGGAGTCCGCCTGGCGCTGACCAGCCGGTTTAAATAGGTTGCGCCCAATCCCGCCAGCACGGCCAGGCTGAAGGTGTAGGGAAAAATCCAGCGAAAGGGCGAGTGGAGTTGGTTCCAGCCGGGCAGGCCGTAAAAGAGGAGGGCGTACAGCGGCGTGCCAAAGGCGAACAGGAGCGAGAGCGCGGCCAACAGAGCAAAAATGAATACATAGCGTTTAAATGTTTGTGCGTTTGTGCGTTTGAATGTTTCATGAATAGCTTGAGCAATGGCTAAGATAGCCAGAGCTAACGGCAAAATACCCACATAAGCCCCCGCCTCAACCGAGGTTTTAGTATCCCAACTGGTACAGTGGGGGCAGAGAGGATTGATTTCTCCATTGGCGTTGAGGCCAAGGGCTTGCCAGCCCCAGCTAATTGCGTCAAAATAACCGTGATGGGCGGGGCTGCCGAAGAAGTTGGGGATAATGAAACTGGCAATGCGCCGATAGGGCAAAGCCCAACCGCGCACGTCGGCCAGAGTAACGGAGTTATCGCGGAAATTTTGGGTGACAATCTCGTACATAGGCCCCAGTTGCACCGCGCCCAGCCCCAGGCCTAATCCTCCTATTACCAGTAACCAGCCGGCCAGGCGTAAGGCAAACCGTGGCGTATTCTGCTGCTGTCCCAAAATGAGCAGGCGGCAAAAAGCATAAAAGCCACTGACCAGGAGCGTGTAGTAAGTGATCTCAACGTGTCCGGCCAGCGTCTGCAGCCCCACGGCCAGCGCCCCGGCCACCACGTAAGGGATTGGAGAGTAACCCACCCGCCCCTTGTTCTCTTGCTTGCGGATAATCACCTCAATAAAGGACAAAATGAGGGGCAGCCAGACCGCGCTGGCGATAATCATGGTAAAAACCACGCTCACCACAAAAAAGCCGCTGAGGGAATAGGTGAGGCCCGCCAACAAAGCCCCCAATCGCCCGGCCTGCAGCGCGCGGACAAAGATGTACATAAACAGACCCGCCAGCCATAATTGGCTAACGGTAAACCAGCCGTAGGCTTTGCTTAAGGGCAAAGTGTAAAACAGCAGGCTAAAGGGATAAAGGGCCGAGTGCTGTCCATTGGCCAGAAACGGCTGGCCCGACAGAATGTAGGGATTCCACAGGGGAATTTGACGGGCCGCTATAGTCTCCCGGATAAACTTTTTCCAAACGTAGTTCTCCAAAATCAGGTCCGAGAGAAGCTGGTTTTGCGGCCGACCCACATTGAGGGCTTCTTTAGAGGAGGCCCAGGGTTCATAAGCAAAAAGATTATCAACCGGGAGGAGCGTATTTGGCCCAATGGTGACGGACCAAAAAAGCGTTAAGGGCAGGATGAGTAGAATCAGCGCGGCCAGGAAGTCGTGCCGGTTAATGGCTTTGGACAAGCGGAACACTCCTATATCTGGGCTGAGGGGGACAGAGGCATAGGCTCTACGTTGCGGTGTCGCCAGCGAATTTCAAACACCCGCAGGGCTGCCTCTATTTTTACCGGCCACGACATTTTGCTCTGGCCAATGCGGCGATCTTCAAAATAGATCGGGATTTCCAGAATACGGAAGTTGAGCTTTTCCGACACAAACGCCATTTCTATTTGAAACACATAACCATTTGAAGTAATTCGGTCCAGCCCAATCTGCCGTAAGGCGCTGGCTTGCCAGCATTTAAACCCCGCCGTCGCATCTTTGGTCTGTACGCCCAAAATCCCCCGGGTCCACACCGAGTTGGCAAACCAGCTCAACAGCCAGCGTCCCCACCCCCAGCGCTCGTCTAACTCGCCGCCGCTTACATAACGAGACCCTACCACCACCTCATGGCCGGCCATTTTTTCCAGCATTTGGGGAATGTAGGTGGGCGAATGGGAAAAGTCCGCGTCCATCTGAATAATATAGTCGGCGTTATGTTCCAGCGCCCACTTGAAACCGGTCACATAAGCCGTGCCCAAACCCAATTTACCCCGGCGATGAAGCACGTGCAGGCGTCCCGGATAGCAGTTCTGGGCCAACTCGTCGGTTATCTGGCCGGTGCCATCCGGCGAATCGTCGTCAACAATTAGAATCTGTAAATCTTCGTCAACTTCCAGGGTAAAAAGTTCGGCCGTGATGGCGGCTATGTTTTCAGCCTCATTATAAGTTGGAATTACAATAATTGTGGTCATATTAAATTCTCTTTAGCTCATTGAATTGATTTGAGAAGTAAGCAGTGAGAGGGCAATAATATCTTTTTATTTTTATTTTGACAATTTTGGAGATGGTAACAGGCAGCACCGTCCAGGTCAGGCCGCGTCTGTTTCTAACTGTGACATTCCGTAATTGGGAATGAATCTATAACCCACGCCGCGCTCGGTGATAATGTATTTGGGATTGCCGGGTTGCTTTTCCACCTTTTTACGCAAACGCCAAACATACCATTTTACGTTTTCAATATTTTTATCCGTATCATAGGCCCAAACATTTTCAAAAATGTGTTCCGTGCGCACAATTTGACCGGGCCGGTAAGCCATAAATAATAACAACTCAAACTCGGTGGGGGTTAGATCGGCTGGCTGGCCTCTGACCATTACTTGGCGTGTGGCCGGGTCAATAACCAATTCACCATTGCCAAAACGTAAGGGAGCGCTTGAGGAAGGGGGGGGCATACTGGCACGGCGCAATACCGCCGAAACCCGGGCCAACAACTCATCTTTAAGAAATGGTTTTACCAAATAATCATCGGCCCCGGCCTCTAAACCACGGACAATATCTTCTTGAGAGCCTAAAGCCGTGAGCATAATCACCGGCACCGTTGAGACTTTGCGAATGCGGCGACAGACTTCCCAGCCGTTCAGACCGGGGATCATCACGTCTAAGATAACCAGATGTGGTCTTGTTTCTTCCAACAGCCGCAGGCCATCTTCTCCATTGGCCGCCATAAACACTTCGTAGGCGCGGGCGTTCAGGTTTTTTTCAATTAGACCCAATAAAACCGGATCATCATCTATCACCAGAATTTTTTCACCCATTTTTTATCCCTATCAGGTTAACCCGGAAATCGGTTAATATCCAGAATCATTTTCTATTGTATTGATATACTTGCTTTGTGTCAATGTGATGTTGAGTTATGAGGGGCAAACATTACATAATCATTATAGACGAAATTAAAATACCATGCTATCATAATTTTATGCCTCAAACGCGAAAGTCAAAACAAAACCAGGCCGGGCAACAGACCGCCGCCCGGCGCAGTAGATATACTATGTTTGCCATAACCATGCTTGTTTTGGCAGTGGTAACCATACTTTTGGGCTTTAAATTGTTTGGCCCTGAAGAACAGCCGGTGATCCAGATAGCGCCGCCATCCTCGCCATTCATTCTCACCGTCACTCCTACAACCAGCCAACCAACAAGAGATACTCAAAAGCCTTTGGTTGGCATTGTGGCGGGCCACAAGGGTTATGACCCCGGCGCAGTTTGTGACGATGGTTTGACCGAAGCGGAAATTAACTATATGATTGCGCTTGAAGTGGTAGACCTGTTACAACGACGCGGTATTGAGGCCGACTTATTGGATGAGTATGACGACCGTTTGACCGAGTACCAGGCCGATGCCCTGGTCAGCATTCACGCGGATAGCTGCAATATTCCCGGCGCTACCGGCTTCAAAGTGGCCAGAGTAACCAACAGCGCTATTCCCGAAGCCGAAGATGCGCTGGTGGCCTGTCTCAATCAAGAATATGCAATTTACACCGGCCTGTCCCAGCACCCGGCCAGCATCACGGATAACATGACCAACTATCACGCCTTCAATGAAATTCACCCGCTCACTCCCGGCGCTATCATTGAAGCCGGTTTTTTGTTGGACGACCGCTATCTGCTGGAACAGCGGTCCAAAGTGGTGGCCAGGGGAATTGCGGCCGGAATAGTATGTTTTTTGGGAGAATAACCGTTTAAGGAGAAATTTTATGGAGAAAAAACGATATGTTCAGGTGGGGGTCGGACATCGTTCGCTGCTATTTTCACGGGCCATTGTGGAAGAGTATCCTGATACCAGCGAATTAGTCGCCCTCTGCGACACTAACGAGGGACGTTTGCAATTGCGATCAGCACTGCTCCGGGAAGATGGGGTTGAGGTAAAAACCTACCGGGCCGATGAATTTGACCGGATGATGGCCGAAACCAGGCCGGATGTGGTCATTGTCACCAGCCAGGATAGTACCCACGATGAATACATCTGCCGAGCGATGGAACTGGGCTGTGAGGTGATGACCGAAAAGCCCATGACCACCGATGAACAAAAGTGCCAGCGGATCATTGATACTTGCCGGAAAACCAATCGCCAATGCACCGTCACCTTCAATTATCGCTACGCGCCGCCGCGAACCCAGCTTAAAGAACTGCTGATGTCGGGCGTTATTGGCAACGTGGTATCGGTTGATTTCCACTGGTTGCTGGATACCCGGCATGGCGCCGATTATTTTCGCCGCTGGCACCGCCACAAGCGTAACTCCGGCGGCCTGATGGTGCATAAAGCCACCCACCACTTTGATCTGGTAAACTGGTGGCTTTCAACCGTGCCGGAAACCGTCTACGCCACAGGCGCGCAAAATTTTTATCGGCCTGAAACGGCTGAACGATATGGCCTGGCCAATC
It contains:
- a CDS encoding polyprenol monophosphomannose synthase; this translates as MTTIIVIPTYNEAENIAAITAELFTLEVDEDLQILIVDDDSPDGTGQITDELAQNCYPGRLHVLHRRGKLGLGTAYVTGFKWALEHNADYIIQMDADFSHSPTYIPQMLEKMAGHEVVVGSRYVSGGELDERWGWGRWLLSWFANSVWTRGILGVQTKDATAGFKCWQASALRQIGLDRITSNGYVFQIEMAFVSEKLNFRILEIPIYFEDRRIGQSKMSWPVKIEAALRVFEIRWRHRNVEPMPLSPSAQI
- a CDS encoding response regulator transcription factor codes for the protein MGEKILVIDDDPVLLGLIEKNLNARAYEVFMAANGEDGLRLLEETRPHLVILDVMIPGLNGWEVCRRIRKVSTVPVIMLTALGSQEDIVRGLEAGADDYLVKPFLKDELLARVSAVLRRASMPPPSSSAPLRFGNGELVIDPATRQVMVRGQPADLTPTEFELLLFMAYRPGQIVRTEHIFENVWAYDTDKNIENVKWYVWRLRKKVEKQPGNPKYIITERGVGYRFIPNYGMSQLETDAA
- a CDS encoding N-acetylmuramoyl-L-alanine amidase; the encoded protein is MPQTRKSKQNQAGQQTAARRSRYTMFAITMLVLAVVTILLGFKLFGPEEQPVIQIAPPSSPFILTVTPTTSQPTRDTQKPLVGIVAGHKGYDPGAVCDDGLTEAEINYMIALEVVDLLQRRGIEADLLDEYDDRLTEYQADALVSIHADSCNIPGATGFKVARVTNSAIPEAEDALVACLNQEYAIYTGLSQHPASITDNMTNYHAFNEIHPLTPGAIIEAGFLLDDRYLLEQRSKVVARGIAAGIVCFLGE